A DNA window from Mya arenaria isolate MELC-2E11 chromosome 17, ASM2691426v1 contains the following coding sequences:
- the LOC128224367 gene encoding inactive carboxypeptidase-like protein X2 has protein sequence MCNICGYDKISKTCFISNDNEADIILTSDHTKVVLKPIEHICENAEYLVNGVNPVSDAQLSASSVYDPGHAETGARLNTSPSLTTVGAWCAGYNDANQYIQVQFNDVSHVTGVAIQGRPINTDPAFPHVGCCLQYVTSYKVLYSSDCVNFITVKDNNGVDMVFTGNTDQDTVVTSLLPSQVTALCARVNPISYLGHVSLRFDILGCPIYN, from the exons ATGTGCAACATTTGCGgatatgataaaatatcaaagaCGTGTTTTATCAGTAATGATAACGAAGCCGACATCATTCTTACTTCTGACCACACAAAGGTGGTTCTAAAACCAATTGAAC atatctgtgagaatgcagagTACCTGGTGAACGGAGTCAACCCTGTATCTGACGCCCAGCTTAGCGCTTCGTCAGTGTATGACCCGGGACATGCGGAAACAGGAGCCAGGCTCAATACTTCACCGAGCCTTACAACGGTTGGCGCCTGGTGTGCGGGGTACAATGATGCAAACCAATATATACAg GTACAATTCAATGATGTTAGTCACGTGACAGGCGTGGCTATTCAAGGTCGACCAATCAACACCGACCCAGCCTTTCCTCACGTCGGCTGTTGCCTCCAGTATGTGACTTCATACAAGGTCCTCTATAGCTCTGACTGTGTAAACTTTATCACGGTCAAAGACAACAATGGAGTTGATATG GTATTTACCGGGAACACGGACCAGGACACTGTTGTGACATCGCTGTTGCCAAGTCAAGTTACCGCTCTTTGTGCAAGAGTCAACCCAATTTCGTATTTGGGGCACGTCAGCCTTAGATTCGACATTCTTGGATGTCCGATCTATAACTAA